TGGAACAGAATGCTTTGGTAGAGCATAATAAGCATATCCGCCGTGCTTCGGTTATGCTTGCATCTCCAGTTTTCCACTTGATTTGGTCTTTTATTCATCTTTTCTTCAATAATGTTGTGGGAAACCGTATTCTATTTTAGTTTCCCTCCCCTTGACATAATTAAGTCTGCTTCTCTCTGCTAATTTTTCAGCCTTATTTCGCTTTGTATGTATCTACTTATTCTTTAtcagtaataaaatttaaaatttggatgGCTATGCCTCCTGTTACATCGGGAAACAAATAAAAAGGATATTGAATTGTGGTCTACTTAGTGGCTTAGCACTTGGCGCCACTAACCACCACCAAACCAATAGACGCTCTGAGAATTCATGTAAATTATTGCATATAAGTTTGCATTTCAGTAGTTTGATAGTCTATCGTATATCATCTTATAGCATATCATTCTGCCAATTAGTTTGTATACGGGGAAAAATATAAAACATGAGgttgctttatatatatatatatatatacaagcgATCAAATTGATCCTTTTGCATGCTGATTATAGGTGTGAATCAAGAAACAGCACATTGGCTGCTAAATTGTTCCAAACGAAGGAAGTTCTAAGTTCTTTGAAACTTGAATGTGTTTCTCCGAGTACTTAGATGTGGTATATCCCACTACTCAATCTTCCATCTCCTTCCCGAAATAAAAGGAAAATTAAGGTAAAAGAAAGCATGCGTTGATTACTGATTAGATGGCCAGAAGAAAtcaaatgagaaatttttttcctGGATTAAGCCAATGGTCACACGATATTGTTTATGTGGAATCTGGTATCTGTTTATCAGTTACGTCTTAAATGCTTCCACTTTGAGGTTGACAACATTACTATGTGAAAGTGGGTcaaattgtgtgtgtgtgtgtgacaaAAAAGATTAGCAATGCAATGTCTAGAACCTAAGCTGTTTAAGATCATTTGACTAATGGACCAAAAAAAAAGGGACATGGTATTAAACATTCGACCTAATGCCTTTAAATGTTACATTGATGTTGCCAAGAATTTAGTGCtttatattttttgatctttgccattatttttactgttgcccagctaaACAACCTAAGGGACGgaatggattagatttttttaaaaaaattaaaacttattgTATACAATAATTAAGCTAATTCAAACGATGTGAGTGAAAGCTATGTGataaacaaaaatataaaaatgcaATCAATGAGAAATAAAAAGTAAATAATAAGACACAAgcaaatacaaaaaaatttatagtgattcagcGTCAAACTTAGCACCTATATTTATTCCTCAAACCATCCTTAGAAATTTCATTATGATTTTTCCTCAGATTAtaacttgattatttttcttaACTAACAATCAAACCCAATTGATTTTTTTAGTAGAATCAACCAAAACTATATCCACAAGCTAACTCTAGACTCACAAAATAGGCATACTCCAATTCAAGGCTTGGATGGGCCTACTTTCATATTTCAATCCCAATTAAAACTTATTTATAATATAGAATTAGATATAATGAACAATACAATAAAAGCTCCTAAAAAAACCAATTAAAAAGATAATGAAGCTCTTGAAGATTGTATCCAAGAAGCTTGACAATCAATGCACTCAAAATCACTTGAATGCTTTAAGAATTTGATGGTTGAAAGTTTGAAACTCTTTTTTAAATACTCACTTAATGTACTggaattttctttttgtttttgtctTTTTCTTAACTCTTCTCCTTGTTTGGTAGCCTTTACaatcttttaaaatatatattcaaaaagccATTCTTAGCTATTGAAAatcaaaaactagccattaaaCTCAATTTGTATATTTCTGAAATTTATGCAGAACTAGCCATAAAAGTTGTTAACCgcagtcgagtcgactcgagatcAAATAAGGATTGATTTGAGCTAACTACGAGTCAATTCTGTAAAAGTAGGAATCAACTCAAAGTTTGCTCAGAAAAACATAGttctctattttttctaaaaGAATCGACTTGAGACTAAGGATCGACTCGATGCTAGTACTGAAAAATTTTACTCTCTATCTATTTGAGAGAGTCGACTCAACAAAAGTAGAGATCGACTTTCAAACTATGTCATTTTATATTTATATGCCAGATTCGACTCTTTGAAACTTAGGGTCAGCTCTTGACTTTTTTCATTTGATTTCTCATGATGTGGCTTCTTCCATCTTTTTTTTACACTCTATAACTTGGCATTGATGAAATACTTGCTAAGAGTGACTGTAGCTTCCTCAAATATTCTTAATATGAACTTCAATAATATattagtataaaaaaaatattcaaatattttatattatcaaaattaattattggATCAACACTCATCTCTCTATTTAAGTAAAAATAATCCAAGATAATGGTTTATCTCAAAACTAGCCGCCCATCAATATGGCCACAATCATGCTTTTGAAAATCTCTGGCTGAAATGCACATCATCTGACCTAAATAAAATTACCAATTGATTAATATGAGTGGCTCAAGCTTAGCTTAATCTTGGCTCAAAATAAGCTCTATCAAACTTGGATCAAATATATATGGTTAAACCAAGCTTGAACCTTAGACTTGAACTTCAAGCAAAGTTGGAAGTAAACCCAAGTAGATCATGCTCTGCAGGATAAGACTCAAAATATGTTTTAATATATTCCAGCATGAATGCTTTATGTGTTCATATATAATCAATTGTTATACTAAATGTAGTGACTGCTCTTCATCTTTccattaagaaaaaataaaaagaacaatCGAGTATAGAACTGATGAGCCTGAATGGTAATTCATGTTTTAGTGAGCTTGCATCGAGTTTGTTATAAGCTCAAGCTGATTTCAACTTAGTTTAAGACCATtgcttctcaaaaaaaaaaagtgaagactATCAAacttatcaaaatagatttatctTTAATTCAATTCCAAATTAAGCTTAATAATATGATAAATGAGCTAATCTTGGTCACAAACTTCATGCGTCAAAAAAAAAGTTATGTGGAGCTTGATCACATTCAAGCTCAGATAAGCTCAAGCTCAATTACACCTCTCACCACACCATGGCTGATAATGCACCATACTTTTGCCTTTCGGTGACATGGAGTGATCAAGCACCAACATAAAAAACtaaatcaagaatttttttttttgggaaaagactaaatcaagattttaaataacACATTATCTATTACGATGGGCCATCACCATAACTCCTATCatcattataatatttataaaaaattataattatactcttaaattttgatccatttatatttaaattttaaaaaaaaatcaaatagatcttgaaatttaaaaaaaattataaaaaaataccaCCGCCCATCTCCATTAGGCAACATAAATGTTCTTTTTAGAAGTTTCTTGATTTTAGCATGATCAAAACTCAACACGTGGTTTGATGGAgatttttaagaataaaaaaaatcaaaaaaaatcaaaaaatataaaaatattaacaaaATTAAAGAATGGTGGAAAAGTTAAAAGGCATGATCTTTTCCCgcatagattgatcatttttttttctcttttttttctactttcttttttttttcaaagatctatGGAAAGAAATGCACCTGAAGGACATCGGAGTGGAAGGCCAATGCTGGTGACAATGGGGAGGAAGACGACAATGGAGATTAGCGGGCGATGGCAGCGAAAAGAGCAGGGAGGAGGTCGATGTCTCTCTTTTTCGAAGATCTATGGGAAGGAATATATTTGAGGGAGATTAGAGGGGGAAAGCCAATACCAATAACAATGGGGAGGAAGGCGACAGTAGAGACTGACGGAAGATGGTGGCGAGAAGAGCAAGGAGGAGGTCGGCATCTTTAGTTTTCGGTGATCTGTGGAAATGAAAGCAATTGAGAGAGATTGGTGGGAGAAAGTCGATAACGGTGACAATTGGGAGGAAGATGGTGACGCAGATTGACGGAGGTGGCAGCAAGGAGAGTGGGGAAGAGGTGGGCATCCGTGAGGACTCAAAAAGTATTCAAATGAACAAAGAGAAAAGTTATCAAAAAAATTCATTGTGGAGTGTGAATTGAGGGTATTTTAGTTATTTCATCTTTTTTATTAATGTTGTTAAGTTGGAGACAATTGATTGAGCCTCTTTgcaacttttttaaaattttagggtttatttaaaatctttttcttttggaGTGCAAACGGGTCAAAATTTAAGGAATATCGCTGTAATTTTTTCTGACTATAATTTACGTCAATGATAGCATTTCAAactttttagtaaaaaaaataaaaataatattctatTGGGACAAAAAGGAGGAAGTTAAAATAACGGACTATCATAATCAATGTTAAATGAAAAGCTGTTGTGTTTCTCTCCTTATCATacatttacatacatacatacatacatacatacatatatatatatatatatatatatatatgaaataatgaGGTAGGCGAAGACCGATATAACCGCCATTATACCGTTACTTGGAACATAAATAAGTCAACATGTGCTAACTATTTAAAAACGAGGGACGTCAACTGTCCACGTGCCACGTGCGAGTTGGTCAGATTGCCTCGCATGCACGTACTCGAGCATCTTTGGTCTGTGAAAGGCTTCACCAATTATGTATGCATACCCTCACGTGAAACCATCATGTGCCCCTTGTATGTATGGTCATTCTACTCTTCATGGACATGGTCGGTCAGCCTCCAATGTTTTGTTGACGCCATTACTAGAATCCTATTATAATGTAGATGTTCTCATAGGAAACATATTAATTTTGCTAATAGTTATGGCAACCAATACTTATCCAAATTTGCTTAGATTTAAATTATCTAAAAAGAATTATTGGTATATTGGATACTGTGTGCTATTAGAATAATGCTATATTTGTAGAAAAAGCTGGCTCCCTTAATCAAAGTGCAATCCAACGTTTCGCACtataaaagaagatcaattatTTTTTCGCGTAAAAGATACAACCTACGTCCATAAAGAACCAGCTCCTCAAGGATAAAAGATTGCAAAAAAAGGAAGACAATGGTGAATAAGTAGAAAAGCATAGGGAAGAGCTTTCTCTATCTTGAACTTAGCATGTGATGTGATTATTCAAGACCATAGACctagagcctttttataggctcTGTTCGGAAAAAGGCTCTATTTGAAAGCAATGTAACTCATTTTAAGGCCTTCTATAAAAGGAAGAGAACTTACTTTTACACATTCAATGTGGAactaaaaaaccaaaaaaaaaaaagaaaaattttaaaactttcgaAATATCTAAAAGGAGGAGATAAGGTTCcacttaaaatttaaatcttttatgaaatagaaatttcaaattttcaatgaaTCCACAGGCATGGTGGAAGATGTCTTTGTGAAAAGCATGAATCATTGAGAAATTTGGGCTCATTGGCACCATTCTAACTACCAAGATATGGTATTTTAAGTGAAATAAGAAGAAAGGTAGTTAGCCTCGATATTTAAAGGACAATTTACTTAGATTATGTTCTTCTGAAGAATGGTTTGGATGATTTAAGAAGCATTGTGAAAAACAACATACCAAAAGTAAACAATGAAAGGAAAACAATCATGACAAGGATTGAGGAGATACCATAAAATAGTGAAGCCCCATATGCATGGATAGAGAAGCATTCAGGAATTTAGGAGGTTGCGAGAAGCATGACAAACTTTGCATAGTTCACAGAAAGAGAGTCATTTTGCTGGATGATCTAGTCGAGGAAAAGCAAATCTTGCAATCGAGTCAactcaaaatttttaaagaaatttagaaaaataaaaaaaaaaggacaaaagtagatctacattcttttttttttttcattcataagtTAACAAATTGGCTTACATTGTCTCTATTTATACTATTGAGGTACATTCTTGTAtaatttgaattggatttttttttcgttaaaagataatataatttttttgaaatagatATAACCATGGGAAATAGTAGTATTGAAAGAGCTAAAATCTCAAAGGAGGTAAATCTcaacttcctttttttttttttttttgattaaaaggGAAGCAGTGGAGAACTACCACCCaacttttattaaaaaaaaaggttATAAGAATGTACAAGATGAAAGAGACAATCTTATCTACAACCGACCAgtctaatatttttcaaataattgGAACATACATTTGAATAAACTCTTTTTCGAAAAGAAAACTTTCATATCGATCAATCATTCTGAAACTTAAATAAAAGATTTTGGACTTGATCAATTAGGGCTCTTAGAGGGTGGTGGAATAATATAGAGCTTGAAGAATTatctgatttaaaaataaaatattttttttggatattttactGGCAGAATATATTGATACATAAAACCCTAGTTAGTATTAGATTTCACCTTCTCTGGGAACAAGGGGCTTATAGGAGCTGGGATCCTCGTATGAATCGAGGATTATTAGTCTTTTGAGTTATATTTAGTAAAGTGTTTGGAGAGAGAGGAAGTATTTTTTGTCTTTCAAAAGTATTTTGGATGATTTTAGTATGTTTTGGGAAAAAAATAAGGAAGTTGTTTTAGCTCCGTACTAAGCAGCTAAAAGGGCCCACGGAGCTTctcttaggaaaaaaaaaaaagaaaaaaagaagagagagagagagagatcgtgaagctttttttttttggctttataAAATTTTACCTTTCATCCAAAATACTCGCGACAAAATCATAGAATTACAATTGTATCCTTACATAACAAAGCGCACGGAAAGAATCTAATCGTGCGAGCAGGAGAACGCACGAAGGCTCCCTCCCTTGCGTCGGTCTGCGCTGCTTTTCCAAGCTACCTCCTCTTCGCACGAAGTGCCCATAGTGTTCTCCGTCGGGCCCACCGAATAGATCAGATGGCAACCTGTGCTGTACCGTACGTACTGTTCTTTCTTATGCAATTCACCGCCATCATGCAATACACGGGCGGAGGCTGAGCCTTGTTCCACCATTCATCAATGCGGTTTCAAAAGTTTAATTAGATGGCATTAAATTTTACAATCTGGAACCTCTAGCAGGCACAGCAACTCCAGCCTCAGCCAACCATCGAACGGCTAATTTAAGAGGTCAAATATGCAGCTCATCTACCAGAAAAGTAGATAAATACGTAAACCAAGGCCATAGGAATTGCAGAATTATGACATAGTTCAAGCCTTACATCCCTTACATCACCTAAGATTTTCGccatcaactttttttttttttttctaaattcattAGAATTATCGATAACAAATATCGGCTTTTGATCTTTTTATTTGCTGATCAAGCCCTAAACCATGCAGTATTATTAATCTAAGGGTCAAAGACAAAAAGGACCAAAAATTCCGATAACCAGCTAGAAGGGCTTTTGATTGGCACAATCCAAATTGGACCCCACATCCACGTCTAGCAACTGGGCGTATCTCCTGTAGAAGCCGATCCGGTCGTTGACCCGGCTGTCGTCCGGAATTCCGCACTCCAGCCCACCATTTATTATGTTCGTCACCAGCCCGAACCCGGCGGTCCGGTTCGCCTCCAGGTCCGCCTCCGTGGGCCGGTAACGGCCCACCATCACGTCGTGGCACGACGGCTTCGGCTTCTGTTCCGTCATCCAGAACCATAACGCCGTCTTGAATGCGATCACCGAGTTATTTGCTACGATCTCCGGATTTTTCAGACCATCAAATCCCAAGGCCCGTCCAGCTGGCCCATAGTTGTAGTTCCTGCCAGGGTCCATTGTTTTGAGCTATACAATTAGAGCATATCAAATCCAACCAGTGTCAAGAGTGTCACAAGCTGTGGAAACTACCCTTCATCAGTTGGTCTATAGGTGTGGGTTTCAACTACTTAGTTCAGATAAATGAGTTCTCAATGGCAAACTTTTTTCGGGAGGTCAATTTATCTTACCATGAGAGTTGGATGGGTCCTCTTCCCTTGTAGGACTCGCCAGGATAGCAAGGCCATTGCTTGTTCGTGGAGTCGCAGTAGTTGCTCTGTGGGCTCACCTCTTCCTTGAAGCATAGACCCCAAGCATAAGGACCATCTGGTGCCGTTGCCCACCCTCCTAATAGGGACGCAAATTACCCACACAATGAATTAGATCATCATATATATCCACTTGTTCCCATGGATGAAGCTAGAagcttatatatatatgtatacaagtacacatgcatgcatgcatgcatgtatgtatgaatCCAAGGTTGATGTATATACCTGTTGTCTCGTGGGAGATCTGAGCGAGAAATGCAGCAACCTCGCGCTTTCGGGTAGCTAAGTCCCCAGTGTTACCAAACCTTGGGAAGCATTTGGTTGCTTGAACAAAAGAGGAGTAGGTGTAAACCCTTTAGCAGGGCAGGCACTATCATCTTTGTGGAGAAATATAGAGTTGAAGAGCTCCTTGGAGACGATTGATAAGATATGGGGAGCATAAGGAACGTGGCGAGCCTCGGCATAGGAAATAAAGGGAAGAATattggaagaagagaagaagaggagtaaGGATAAGATAAGAGGAGGAGAGCTAGAGCTGCTAATAATAGTAGAAGCCATGGCTTTGAAGGGATAAATGGCTTCTTCATGAGAGGGATGTATATATAACTCTCTCTTGCGCAATATTTTATCATAGTTTTT
Above is a genomic segment from Elaeis guineensis isolate ETL-2024a chromosome 1, EG11, whole genome shotgun sequence containing:
- the CHI2 gene encoding LOW QUALITY PROTEIN: chitinase 10 (The sequence of the model RefSeq protein was modified relative to this genomic sequence to represent the inferred CDS: inserted 1 base in 1 codon) — protein: MASTIISSSSSPPLILSLLLFFSSSNILPFISYAEARHVPYAPHILSIVSKELFNSIFLHKDDSACPAKGXYTYSSFVQATKCFPRFGNTGDLATRKREVAAFLAQISHETTGGWATAPDGPYAWGLCFKEEVSPQSNYCDSTNKQWPCYPGESYKGRGPIQLSWNYNYGPAGRALGFDGLKNPEIVANNSVIAFKTALWFWMTEQKPKPSCHDVMVGRYRPTEADLEANRTAGFGLVTNIINGGLECGIPDDSRVNDRIGFYRRYAQLLDVDVGSNLDCANQKPF